GCGGGGCCGAGCTCGAGTTCGCTCGAGGTCCCGCGGCGCGCGTCGAGCGCGAGCGTCGCGCGCAGCCGGCCTCCGATGCTCTGCTGCGCGCGGCTCGCCAGCGATTCCACGAACCGCCGCAGCGGTGGCGTGATCTCGGACTCGTGCATCGGGACGGAGGGCCTCCGGAGGAGTCGGGGCGGGGGCAAGTCCACTCTAGTCCATCCAAAGCAGCTTGCGCCCGTGATACGGTCCACCGCGGGAAGACCGCGGGGGTCGGACCGTGACGGAGGCGCGGGCGTGTCCGACTCGGATCAGCCGTGGGAGGAGCGCGCGGCTGCCCGAGTCGAGGAGACGCTCTCGGCGGCCGAGCTGCCGCGCGAGCTCCTGCTCGAGGTTTTCCAGCACGCGCGCGAGTGCTATCCGGAGGAGTGCTGCGGTCTGCTCACCGGCACCGATCGCGGTGATCCGGTCCGCGTGATCCGCTGCAGCAACGTGCAGAGCGCGCGCGTGGCCCGCGGCGAGTCGGTCCTCGATGCGCGCCGGGCGTTCTGGATCGACGAGCAGGAGTTGCTGAATGCGCTGCGAGGGGCCGAGCAGAGAGGGGAGCGGCTGGTCGTGGTCTACCACTCGCACGTGGACACGGCGGCCTACCTGTCGTTCACCGATCTCGAGGGAGCGCTGGGACCCGATGGGCGGCCGATCTACGAAGGGGCCGCGCAGCTGGTCGTCTCGGTCCAGGAGTCCGGCGTGCAGGCAGCCGCGCTCTTCGAGTGGGACGAGTCCGCGCGGCGCTTCCGCGGCCGGGCGGTTCGCTAGCCCGGCGCTGCTCGCGCTCGCCTGCGCGGCGTTTCTGGCCTGCTCCGAGTCCATCCCGCTCGAGGACCTGCCGACCGCTCCGATCGCCTACATCCGCCAGGGGGCGTCCGAGGGGATCCTCTCGCTCGAGAAGTTCC
This sequence is a window from Deltaproteobacteria bacterium. Protein-coding genes within it:
- a CDS encoding M67 family metallopeptidase produces the protein MLCCARLASDSTNRRSGGVISDSCIGTEGLRRSRGGGKSTLVHPKQLAPVIRSTAGRPRGSDRDGGAGVSDSDQPWEERAAARVEETLSAAELPRELLLEVFQHARECYPEECCGLLTGTDRGDPVRVIRCSNVQSARVARGESVLDARRAFWIDEQELLNALRGAEQRGERLVVVYHSHVDTAAYLSFTDLEGALGPDGRPIYEGAAQLVVSVQESGVQAAALFEWDESARRFRGRAVR